The DNA segment ACGTGAGGGATTTCAGGATCGCCCAGTTGATCCGTCTTGCCGCTGAGATATTCGGCCGGGAAAGGAGGGAATGATACCGGTGAGAAGACAACCTAGGATTGTTCTGTTTACAACCCCGTCCTGTCCCTGGTGCAGGGCCGTCAAGACATATCTCAGACAGAAGGGATTTAGGTTTCGAGAGATAGATGTCTCAAAAGACCCTGATGCCGCCAGGGATATGATCAGAAGAACGGGACAGAGGGGCGTTCCTGTTTTGCTCATAGGTAACAGACCCATCGTCGGTTTCGATAGGGAGAAAATAGATAAACTCCTGAGAATACGATGAGAAAGGAGGAGAGCCATGAAATTTCAGCCTTTGGACGACAGGGTGCTTGTTAAGCTCCTGGATGAGCCGGAGGAGCAGAGCGCGGGGAAAATCATCATCCCCGAAACGGCCCGCCAGCCACAGAGGAGGGCCGAGGTCGTGGCCGTGGGAACCGACGAGGAGCTGAAGGATCTGATAAAGGTCGGCGATACGATATTGATAGATCAATACAGCGATACACCCATCACCATTGAAGGTGAGGAGTTCTACATAGTGGAGAGAAGCGGAATACTCGGCGTTTTTAAGAAGGAGTGAACCGATCAGGCTGTAAGGTCGGGCAGTTCACATCGCTGCCCGACCCTCTCCCACCTAGATCATACGTTGTATGTGTGTTCAAGGGCCTGTTCCTTCTCGAAGGCACTTTGGAGTCTTTCGTAGTTTTTTCTCAGCTTTTTCATCTCGTTGAGCTTCAGATTGGGATCCTCAAGTGCCTGATACAATATCGCGCCCTCCGCGTGTTCGGGAACCGGGAGTTCGGCGAGATAACATATGGTCGGAACCACATCCTCAAGGTGTACCGTTCGTTTCAGTATCTCCCCCTTTTTGACCCCCGGACCGCTCATAACGAACAATCCCCTCAGATCCCCCAGGCCGAATCTCGCCGTGGGCAGATGAGGGCCGTGCTGGCCGCCGAAATCCGGTGTTATCGCGTACACCACGTCGCCGATCCTATCCCCATATAGCCCGATTATCCTGGCATCCTGCTTTTTGAGGGCCAACGCTATCGGTTTCTTGCCTGTCTTCGGATCGGTGTAGTTGTATAGGGCATGGATTATCTCCTCCTGGACCTTTTCGTAATCTTCGGGATCGACTATGCCTTGCGGATCGCGTCCCTTCAGATTGACGTAGATATAGCAGGATCGCTGTTGGATCGCTTTCGTGCGCGACCAATCCACCGCACGTCTTCCCTCTTCGGTTTGACGGAAGACCAGCAGTCCTGCCTCCTCCAGCACTCTTGCCACCTGGAAGCGATGGGTCGTGGCTTTGGCGCCGTGATCGGAGACGAGGATGACGAGCGTCTCCTCCGGATCGGAACATCCGACGATCCGGCCTATCATCCTGTCCAGGCTTTGATAGAACTTAAGCTCGATATCCTGATAGAACTTCGCCTGTTCATCGCTCTGAGCCGTGAGTGGATCCATCTTCGTGGCGAAGGAGTGATATGCGTGATCCGGACAGTGGGCATGCATGAAGTAGAGATCCCAATCCTTATTCTTAAGCAGATATTCCGCGGCATCGGCCAGCCAGACGTGTGCCAGCTCCAGTATCTCAAGGAAGGTCTCACCGTCCACCCACTCCAGGTTGAAGGCTTGAAATCCGGCGTGTGGCATCGGCAGACCTCCCTCCGATTTTATCTCGCCGCAGATCTCCTCCGGATATCCCCATCCCTCCAGGGCACACAGCGGTGTCAGGTAGAGCTTCACTCCCGACCCATCCGGTTCCAGCTCCAGCAGTTTAAACCTGAAAATCGCCTCCTTCTGACCCTCTGAGGTTTTAAATCTCCTCGTTATATTAGGCGTCCACTCCCCGACCTTCAGCTCAGCCAGAGCCGATTTGACGTTTTTCTCCTCCGATATGATCGCCTTTTTGAATCCCTCTCCTTCATCCAACAGCAACAGATACCATGTCACCGGCTCGACGTCGAAGACGGCCAACCTGTATTTAAGCGGGAGATCGGCCTCAAGGGCGCGACTGACATCGGGCATATTCTCCCATCCTTCGGCCGTCCGCAGTTTTATCGTGGTGCCCTGTGGGTACTCCTCGGTCGCGAAGAGCTGTTCACCTGCCAGTGTGCATTTGACGCCCGTCTGTTTATATCGCCACTCGTTAACCCACAGCCCGGCACCTCCTATTTGGATCCCCTCCTTGATCGTCGGCGGCCAGGTTGATGGGTAGTTTATTATGATGCTTCTTTTACCCACCCTCTCAGCGGCGTTCCAGATATACTCCGCCCTGCAATCGGCCGTATCGAACCCCTGATGGGTCACATTGAGCGGATCGCCGGGATTATGCACGTTAAAACAGGTTATCCCGTGGGTTCCCAGTGATGCCCCCGTCACTATGGTCGTCCAGTTCGGCGGCGTGATGGTCGGGAATGGGACAAGGCAGTTTTCGGCGTAGACACCGTTCTCGATAATCCTCCATATGGCGGGCAGATGTCCCTCTTTGGCATAGTTATACAGCCGCGGAGCTATCGGGGCATCCAGCCCTATGACCATGACCTTCATCTTTGACCTCCTCGATGGAGAGTTGGATTGATATGCCATTATATACGCGATCCGATTCCGTGTCAATCCGCAAACCCCTCCTCGCCTTCCGTTCTCTATTGGAACACCGCTCGGCGGGAGAGGCTCCATTATGTCCGGATGGGATAGATGGCATGTTTATTGCTAGATATTTTAAAGACACGGCTACGCCATCACGGCTTTAGCACTTGACCAATTCAGGGCTATAATGTATCATCATAACGCCCTGAGTTCAACTTGGAATATATCCGGGGATAGTGATCGAAAATGGCGACCCTAAAAATCAGAAAATACGGTGATCCGGTCTTGAGGGACAAGGCCGGGAGGATAGAGGAGATCGACGGGAAGATCATAGAACTCTCGCGCGATATGCTGGAGACCATGTACGCATATGACGGCGTGGGGTTGGCGGCGAACCAGGTAGGTATTCTAAAAAGGATCATCGTGGTCGATATCAACCCTGGAGACCCGGCTTACAAACCGCTTATACTGGTCAATCCCGTTATAATCGAGGCGGAAGGCGAGGAAGTGTTCGAGGAAGGTTGCCTGAGCATACCGGGGATCACCGCCGATGTCATTAGACCAGATCACATCCTAGTAAGAGCCCTGTCAACTGATGAGAGGGAGATCGAGATCGAGGCGGAAGGAATCCTCGCCAGAGCCTTACAACACGAGATAGACCACCTCGACGGTGTGCTGTTTGTAGACAGGATCTCCTTCATTAAAAGACAGCTCCTCAAAGGTCAATTGAGAAAGCTCGAGCGGGAAACCCTCAGGGAGTTGGGCTTGAAAGGGGATGAGATGTAATGTCCCTGATGATACTCGATAGACGTGTCGGGTGATGACATATGCGTCATCTTTTACGATAGGCCACAGTGTGTTATCTTATGTCCCGAAAGGGCGATAGTTCCCGACT comes from the Candidatus Poribacteria bacterium genome and includes:
- a CDS encoding co-chaperone GroES; the encoded protein is MKFQPLDDRVLVKLLDEPEEQSAGKIIIPETARQPQRRAEVVAVGTDEELKDLIKVGDTILIDQYSDTPITIEGEEFYIVERSGILGVFKKE
- the def gene encoding peptide deformylase, whose protein sequence is MATLKIRKYGDPVLRDKAGRIEEIDGKIIELSRDMLETMYAYDGVGLAANQVGILKRIIVVDINPGDPAYKPLILVNPVIIEAEGEEVFEEGCLSIPGITADVIRPDHILVRALSTDEREIEIEAEGILARALQHEIDHLDGVLFVDRISFIKRQLLKGQLRKLERETLRELGLKGDEM
- a CDS encoding glutaredoxin family protein; the protein is MIPVRRQPRIVLFTTPSCPWCRAVKTYLRQKGFRFREIDVSKDPDAARDMIRRTGQRGVPVLLIGNRPIVGFDREKIDKLLRIR
- a CDS encoding alkaline phosphatase family protein produces the protein MKVMVIGLDAPIAPRLYNYAKEGHLPAIWRIIENGVYAENCLVPFPTITPPNWTTIVTGASLGTHGITCFNVHNPGDPLNVTHQGFDTADCRAEYIWNAAERVGKRSIIINYPSTWPPTIKEGIQIGGAGLWVNEWRYKQTGVKCTLAGEQLFATEEYPQGTTIKLRTAEGWENMPDVSRALEADLPLKYRLAVFDVEPVTWYLLLLDEGEGFKKAIISEEKNVKSALAELKVGEWTPNITRRFKTSEGQKEAIFRFKLLELEPDGSGVKLYLTPLCALEGWGYPEEICGEIKSEGGLPMPHAGFQAFNLEWVDGETFLEILELAHVWLADAAEYLLKNKDWDLYFMHAHCPDHAYHSFATKMDPLTAQSDEQAKFYQDIELKFYQSLDRMIGRIVGCSDPEETLVILVSDHGAKATTHRFQVARVLEEAGLLVFRQTEEGRRAVDWSRTKAIQQRSCYIYVNLKGRDPQGIVDPEDYEKVQEEIIHALYNYTDPKTGKKPIALALKKQDARIIGLYGDRIGDVVYAITPDFGGQHGPHLPTARFGLGDLRGLFVMSGPGVKKGEILKRTVHLEDVVPTICYLAELPVPEHAEGAILYQALEDPNLKLNEMKKLRKNYERLQSAFEKEQALEHTYNV